A part of Homoserinibacter sp. YIM 151385 genomic DNA contains:
- a CDS encoding glycosyltransferase family 39 protein — protein MIRARRLPLLELGAVLLVVAANVFTAWGAVVPLYWQDEAGYLGASQVLAGVGEAPSLSGRPYSIGFALLIAPLWWIVDSGREVYLGAIAVSTACGVLTVLPLAAIARRLGLRRPWAVPAAAAIALAPARTIASDFATPENLLTLLVALLLLAGLRYRARPSAGRAALLGALAAAAFVVHGRAVPLLIATALWMLWELRRHPRAALAGLASSIGLAAAGFALYRAVVAQLYVSASSREDSGIARLLGADPHAVLLSGLGQLWYLVFAWIGLTVLGAIPLLARLRRELAVRRPGIAVWGALALLGTAVVSVTYIADAIRRDVGRIDIYSYGRYLDPVVVPLALLGLVLVLRGASRRRIAAAIVATAATALAWFALVWPQLPSTGNQHWFPINIMGTLQFPWRGTTWLPAAPWLYMSAAVLAALVVVLLLRRRPAVLLAMLMAVMLASTAIAELRIVRPFFSGWNGSYSLAQRILDDPRLEGQALAFDTEGLREERDSASRNAFQVLLAPRAVEVFDSSEAPPPAELVLARETWPEGERLGAVRIDLDEGVFDTGLWVLPGPLLERLEATGREDAQGGR, from the coding sequence GTGATCCGCGCGAGGCGGCTGCCGCTCCTCGAGCTCGGCGCCGTCCTGCTCGTCGTCGCCGCGAACGTCTTCACCGCCTGGGGCGCGGTCGTCCCCCTCTACTGGCAGGACGAGGCCGGCTACCTCGGCGCCTCGCAGGTGCTCGCGGGCGTCGGCGAGGCGCCGAGCCTGAGCGGCCGCCCGTACTCGATCGGCTTCGCGCTCCTCATCGCGCCGCTGTGGTGGATCGTCGACTCCGGCCGCGAGGTCTACCTCGGCGCGATCGCCGTCTCGACCGCCTGCGGGGTGCTCACGGTGCTGCCGCTCGCCGCGATCGCCAGACGGCTCGGCCTCCGGCGGCCGTGGGCCGTGCCGGCCGCCGCGGCGATCGCGCTCGCCCCCGCCCGCACGATCGCCTCCGACTTCGCGACGCCCGAGAACCTGCTCACGCTCCTCGTCGCGCTCCTGCTGCTCGCGGGGCTGCGCTACCGGGCGCGGCCGAGCGCGGGCCGTGCGGCGCTGCTCGGGGCGCTCGCCGCCGCCGCCTTCGTCGTGCACGGCCGCGCGGTGCCGCTGCTCATCGCGACCGCGCTCTGGATGCTGTGGGAGCTGCGCCGGCATCCTCGCGCCGCGCTGGCGGGGCTCGCGAGCTCGATCGGCCTCGCGGCCGCGGGGTTCGCGCTGTATCGCGCCGTCGTCGCCCAGCTCTACGTCTCGGCGAGCTCGCGCGAGGACTCGGGCATCGCGCGCCTGCTCGGCGCCGACCCCCACGCCGTGCTGCTCTCGGGCCTCGGCCAGCTCTGGTACCTCGTGTTCGCCTGGATCGGCCTCACGGTGCTCGGCGCGATCCCGCTCCTCGCCCGCCTGCGCCGGGAGCTCGCGGTCCGGCGCCCGGGGATCGCGGTCTGGGGCGCGCTCGCGCTGCTCGGGACGGCGGTCGTCTCGGTCACCTACATCGCCGATGCGATCCGCCGCGATGTCGGGCGGATCGACATCTACAGCTACGGCCGCTACCTCGACCCCGTCGTCGTGCCGCTCGCGCTCCTCGGGCTCGTGCTGGTGCTCCGCGGCGCGAGCCGGCGGCGGATCGCGGCGGCGATCGTCGCGACGGCCGCCACGGCGCTCGCCTGGTTCGCGCTCGTCTGGCCGCAGCTGCCGAGCACCGGCAACCAGCACTGGTTCCCGATCAACATCATGGGGACCCTGCAGTTCCCCTGGCGCGGCACGACCTGGCTGCCGGCCGCGCCCTGGCTCTACATGAGCGCGGCCGTGCTCGCGGCGCTCGTCGTCGTGCTCCTGCTCCGCCGCCGGCCGGCCGTGCTGCTCGCGATGCTCATGGCGGTCATGCTCGCCTCCACCGCGATCGCGGAGCTGCGGATCGTGCGCCCCTTCTTCTCGGGCTGGAACGGCTCCTACTCGCTCGCGCAGCGCATCCTCGACGACCCGCGGCTCGAGGGGCAGGCGCTCGCCTTCGACACGGAGGGCCTCCGCGAGGAGCGCGACAGCGCGAGCCGGAACGCCTTCCAGGTGCTGCTCGCGCCGCGCGCCGTCGAGGTCTTCGACTCCTCCGAGGCGCCGCCGCCCGCGGAGCTCGTGCTCGCGCGCGAGACGTGGCCGGAGGGCGAGCGGCTCGGCGCCGTGCGCATCGACCTCGACGAGGGCGTCTTCGACACGGGCCTCTGGGTGCTGCCGGGGCCGCTGCTCGAGCGGCTCGAGGCGACGGGCCGGGAGGACGCTCAGGGCGGTCGGTGA
- a CDS encoding GDP-mannose 4,6-dehydratase produces MPVALLTGITGQTGGYLAEQLIGAGWTVHGVVRDADEAAPSLAARSPQALLHSGDLGDGARMRAIVDETEPDAVFNLGGISSVAYSWAHPEETARITGLGVAAILDAGLALQDRLGRRVAVVQASSAEIFGDAAEVPQRESTPVRPVNPYGAAKAFAHHLVGVYRGRGLAASACILYNHESPRRPEAFVTRKITAGAARIARGEQESLSLGNLDAVRDWGWAPDYADALRRAAETDTPGDFVVATGEAHTVRDFVDAAFRAAGIPAWHPLVHLDPAFARPADAAALVGDASRAREVLGWAPTRSFDETVAAMVDADLGESPAN; encoded by the coding sequence GTGCCCGTCGCGCTCCTCACCGGCATCACCGGGCAGACCGGGGGCTACCTCGCCGAGCAGCTGATCGGCGCGGGCTGGACGGTGCACGGCGTCGTCCGCGACGCCGACGAGGCGGCGCCCTCGCTCGCCGCGCGCTCGCCGCAGGCCCTCCTGCACTCGGGCGACCTCGGCGACGGGGCGCGCATGCGGGCGATCGTCGACGAGACCGAGCCGGATGCGGTCTTCAACCTCGGCGGCATCAGCTCGGTCGCCTACTCCTGGGCGCACCCGGAGGAGACGGCGCGCATCACGGGGCTCGGCGTCGCCGCGATCCTGGATGCGGGTCTCGCCCTCCAGGACCGCCTCGGCCGCCGCGTCGCGGTCGTGCAGGCCTCGAGCGCGGAGATCTTCGGCGACGCGGCCGAGGTGCCGCAGCGCGAGTCGACGCCCGTGCGGCCGGTCAACCCCTACGGCGCCGCGAAGGCCTTCGCGCACCACCTCGTCGGGGTGTACCGGGGTCGCGGCCTCGCGGCCTCCGCGTGCATCCTCTACAACCACGAGTCGCCGCGTCGTCCGGAGGCCTTCGTGACGCGCAAGATCACGGCGGGCGCCGCCCGCATCGCGCGCGGCGAGCAGGAGTCGCTCTCGCTCGGCAACCTCGACGCGGTGCGCGACTGGGGCTGGGCGCCCGACTACGCGGATGCGCTCCGGCGCGCCGCGGAGACGGACACGCCGGGCGACTTCGTCGTCGCGACGGGCGAGGCGCACACCGTGCGCGACTTCGTCGACGCGGCCTTCCGCGCCGCCGGCATCCCGGCGTGGCATCCCCTCGTGCACCTCGATCCCGCCTTCGCCCGACCCGCCGACGCCGCGGCGCTCGTGGGCGACGCGAGCCGGGCCCGCGAGGTGCTCGGCTGGGCGCCGACGCGCAGCTTCGACGAGACCGTCGCCGCCATGGTCGACGCGGATCTCGGCGAATCCCCGGCGAACTGA
- a CDS encoding glycosyltransferase family 4 protein → MSATMESVVGEPTADRLAERERLLTAQAQRLATAAGAIGVDVDPGLGDARDRSIAALGPLAAAVSEERDDAHLWLLFAAMSGGFPGVGDMEAAIRMRDRMSRDEFFDWFIAASALPATWGGTAFSELSVVADRVLVDVNSCARSDRHTGIQRVERETLPLWSRDHGVELVAWTVRSGIYRELREAETERVLEWAGGGGGSSHLDERADEGLKLVVPWRTTLVLPEVADSRQSSRLEALARYSGTRVAMIGYDVIPLTSPELLPRETGRDFLDYLGVVRGASAIAGISRSATEEFAGYVDALGAEDGPELVTCELPAALPAAAPTEEAARTEAAVVLCVGSHEPRKNHGAVLHAAERLWREGADFELWFFGGHGWGTDFDELVDRAKKRGRRVRVERAVSDRILWEALRDARFTVFPSLHEGYGLPVAESLAFGTPVITTDYGSTREIAERGGCLLVDPRSDDELHDAMRRLLLDDEELGRLSAEASRIEVRTWEQYADELWRALVPDVA, encoded by the coding sequence GTGAGCGCGACGATGGAGTCCGTCGTCGGCGAGCCGACCGCGGATCGCCTCGCCGAGCGCGAGCGGCTGCTCACGGCCCAGGCGCAGCGACTCGCGACGGCGGCCGGCGCGATCGGCGTCGACGTCGATCCCGGGCTCGGCGACGCGCGCGACCGCTCGATCGCGGCTCTCGGCCCGCTCGCCGCGGCGGTGAGCGAGGAGCGCGACGACGCCCACCTCTGGCTGCTCTTCGCCGCGATGTCGGGCGGCTTCCCCGGCGTCGGCGACATGGAGGCCGCGATCCGCATGCGCGATCGCATGTCGCGCGACGAGTTCTTCGACTGGTTCATCGCCGCGAGCGCGCTCCCCGCGACCTGGGGCGGCACGGCCTTCAGCGAGCTCTCGGTCGTCGCCGATCGCGTGCTCGTCGACGTGAACAGCTGCGCCCGCTCGGATCGGCACACCGGCATCCAGCGCGTCGAGCGCGAGACGCTGCCGCTCTGGTCGCGCGATCACGGCGTCGAGCTCGTCGCCTGGACGGTGCGCTCGGGCATCTACCGCGAGCTGCGCGAGGCGGAGACCGAGCGCGTCCTCGAGTGGGCGGGCGGGGGAGGGGGCTCGAGCCACCTCGACGAGCGCGCCGACGAGGGGCTCAAGCTCGTCGTGCCGTGGCGCACGACCCTCGTGCTGCCCGAGGTCGCCGACTCGCGGCAGTCCTCGCGCCTCGAGGCGCTCGCCCGCTACTCCGGCACCCGCGTCGCGATGATCGGCTACGACGTCATCCCGCTCACGAGCCCCGAGCTGCTGCCGCGCGAGACGGGCCGCGACTTCCTCGACTACCTCGGCGTCGTCCGCGGTGCGAGCGCCATCGCGGGCATCAGCCGCTCCGCGACCGAGGAGTTCGCGGGCTACGTCGACGCGCTCGGTGCGGAGGACGGCCCCGAGCTGGTGACCTGCGAGCTGCCGGCCGCGCTGCCGGCGGCCGCCCCGACGGAGGAGGCGGCCCGCACCGAGGCCGCCGTCGTGCTCTGCGTCGGCAGCCACGAGCCGCGCAAGAACCACGGCGCCGTGCTCCACGCGGCCGAGCGGCTCTGGCGCGAGGGGGCCGACTTCGAGCTCTGGTTCTTCGGCGGCCACGGCTGGGGCACCGACTTCGACGAGCTCGTGGATCGCGCGAAGAAGCGCGGGCGGCGGGTGCGCGTCGAGCGCGCCGTCTCGGACCGCATCCTGTGGGAGGCCCTCCGCGACGCCCGCTTCACGGTCTTCCCCTCGCTCCACGAGGGCTACGGCCTGCCCGTCGCCGAGTCGCTCGCCTTCGGCACCCCCGTCATCACCACCGACTACGGCTCGACCCGCGAGATCGCCGAGCGCGGCGGCTGCCTGCTCGTCGACCCGCGCTCGGATGACGAGCTGCACGACGCCATGCGCCGCCTCCTCCTCGACGACGAGGAGCTCGGCCGCCTCTCCGCGGAGGCCTCCCGCATCGAGGTGCGCACCTGGGAGCAGTACGCCGACGAGCTCTGGAGGGCGCTGGTGCCGGATGTCGCGTGA
- a CDS encoding carbohydrate binding domain-containing protein yields the protein MRRREALSRARTVLMKGDAAMGIDLRREGRRRSIGRVPLVGAVLAALLGGLLLAVVPTPAAPSAQAVDNSGFDPGFIISDDVFFDDSTMSASAIKAFFKAKDPSCRSTSSLTCLSDYVETSRSRAANSNCSAITGKKESAASILYRVAKACDINPQVLLVLLQKEQGFITGGPRSSLIYRKAMGYGCPDTASCDAKYYGFFNQVYSSAWQYQRYAEAPQNFNHQAGRNNAVRFHPNASCGSSTVYIRNQATAGLYNYTPYQPNAAALAAGSGTGNSCSSYGNRNFWRFFTSWFGNPANLLKNAGFEASSSGWGSGVKTVGLARKKSSASAESGAWYLSTSTAKKGSSLRQTVKRTSRAGEVYTASVWVKSRSSSTPFRTVLKLTATGGRSESARAEATVGPEWTQLQVSLPVTRTHTAFVFDLYEMTTGVSLAVDSALLAEGEGEPSRAAIGLKSAGFEGSQSGWSTTSSAVTTGVRTKLAEWPASQGSSFLLAKTTKAGGTVQQDVAYPVEAGRSYTASIMLRTSGSAPFAGALVLRGTGGAGVDSARTDFEVDGEWSRQQVTFTATRSDLRGLRFEVRLNTTGAYLHMDDVRLSSNLAADTGFERSALGGWTTGSGDLALRYRVGGATHPDIPDDEVSLLAKRRSDSVASLRAPVDRKLSVGETYDASILVRSTGGDVNGSLRIWGLGASSEHGSQGFTADGDWQLVETSYTPTVAGQTSLRVELYLNTVGGELEVDGLWLR from the coding sequence GTGCGCCGACGGGAGGCGCTCAGCCGCGCGCGCACGGTGCTGATGAAGGGGGACGCAGCCATGGGGATCGACCTGAGACGCGAGGGCCGACGCCGGAGCATCGGACGGGTGCCGCTCGTCGGCGCCGTGCTCGCCGCGCTGCTCGGCGGACTGCTGCTCGCCGTCGTGCCGACGCCCGCCGCACCGTCCGCGCAGGCGGTCGACAACTCGGGCTTCGACCCGGGCTTCATCATCAGCGACGACGTGTTCTTCGACGACTCGACGATGTCCGCCTCGGCGATCAAGGCCTTCTTCAAGGCGAAGGATCCGAGCTGCCGCAGCACCTCGAGCCTGACGTGCCTCAGCGACTACGTCGAGACCTCGCGCAGCCGCGCCGCGAACTCCAACTGCTCCGCCATCACGGGCAAGAAGGAGAGCGCCGCGAGCATCCTGTACCGGGTGGCGAAGGCCTGCGACATCAACCCGCAGGTGCTGCTCGTGCTCCTCCAGAAGGAGCAGGGCTTCATCACCGGCGGCCCGCGCTCGAGCCTCATCTACCGCAAGGCGATGGGCTACGGCTGCCCGGACACCGCCTCGTGCGACGCGAAGTACTACGGCTTCTTCAACCAGGTCTACAGCTCCGCCTGGCAGTACCAGCGCTACGCGGAGGCGCCGCAGAACTTCAACCACCAGGCGGGCCGCAACAACGCCGTCCGGTTCCACCCCAACGCGAGCTGCGGCAGCTCGACCGTCTACATCCGCAACCAGGCGACGGCGGGGCTCTACAACTACACGCCGTACCAGCCCAACGCGGCCGCGCTCGCGGCGGGCTCCGGCACCGGCAACAGCTGCTCCTCCTACGGCAACCGCAACTTCTGGCGGTTCTTCACGAGCTGGTTCGGCAACCCCGCCAACCTGCTGAAGAACGCGGGCTTCGAGGCCTCCAGCTCGGGCTGGGGATCCGGCGTCAAGACGGTGGGCCTCGCGCGCAAGAAGAGCTCCGCGAGCGCCGAGAGCGGCGCCTGGTACCTCTCGACGAGCACCGCCAAGAAGGGCTCCTCGCTGCGCCAGACGGTCAAGCGCACCTCGCGCGCCGGCGAGGTCTACACGGCCTCCGTCTGGGTGAAGTCGCGCAGCTCGAGCACGCCGTTCCGCACCGTGCTCAAGCTCACGGCGACGGGCGGAAGGTCGGAGTCGGCGCGGGCCGAGGCGACCGTCGGCCCCGAGTGGACGCAGCTGCAGGTCTCGCTGCCGGTGACGCGCACGCACACCGCCTTCGTCTTCGACCTCTACGAGATGACGACGGGCGTGAGCCTCGCGGTCGACTCGGCGCTGCTCGCGGAGGGGGAGGGCGAGCCCTCGCGCGCCGCGATCGGCCTGAAGTCCGCCGGATTCGAGGGCTCGCAGAGCGGCTGGTCGACGACGAGCTCGGCGGTCACGACGGGTGTCCGCACCAAGCTCGCCGAGTGGCCGGCCTCGCAGGGCAGCTCCTTCCTCCTCGCCAAGACGACGAAGGCGGGCGGCACGGTCCAGCAGGACGTCGCCTACCCGGTCGAGGCGGGTCGCTCCTACACCGCGAGCATCATGCTGCGGACCAGCGGCTCGGCGCCCTTCGCGGGGGCGCTCGTGCTCCGCGGCACGGGCGGCGCCGGGGTGGACTCGGCGCGCACCGATTTCGAGGTCGATGGCGAATGGAGCCGTCAGCAGGTCACGTTCACGGCGACCCGCTCGGATCTGCGCGGCCTGCGCTTCGAGGTGCGGCTCAACACGACCGGCGCGTACCTGCACATGGACGATGTGCGGCTCTCTTCGAACCTCGCGGCCGACACCGGCTTCGAGCGCAGCGCGCTCGGCGGCTGGACGACCGGCTCCGGCGACCTCGCCCTCCGCTACCGCGTCGGCGGCGCGACGCACCCCGATATCCCGGACGACGAGGTCTCGCTGCTCGCGAAGCGCCGCTCGGACTCGGTCGCCTCGCTGCGCGCGCCGGTCGATCGGAAGCTGTCGGTCGGCGAGACCTACGACGCCTCGATCCTCGTGCGCTCGACGGGCGGGGATGTGAACGGGTCGCTCCGGATCTGGGGCCTCGGCGCCTCGAGCGAGCACGGCTCGCAGGGCTTCACGGCGGATGGCGACTGGCAGCTCGTCGAGACGAGCTACACGCCGACCGTCGCCGGCCAGACCTCGCTGCGCGTCGAGCTCTATCTCAACACGGTCGGCGGCGAGCTCGAGGTCGACGGGCTCTGGCTGCGCTGA
- a CDS encoding GDP-mannose 4,6-dehydratase, with the protein MTRALITGVTGQDGYYLSKLLLEKGYEVYGLVRGQNNPKIEFLKRELPEVRILTGDLLDTSSLIRALGAAQPDEFYNLGAISFVAYSWENASLTSDVTGKGVLNALEAVRLHAGDDVAKVKFYQASSSEMFGKVQQVPQSEETLLWPRSPYGVAKVFGHYMTINYRESYGMHASSGILFNHESPMRGPEFVTRKISLAVARIAAGLQDQISLGNLDAKRDWGFAGDYVDAMWRMLQQPEGDDYVVSTNETHSVREYLDIAFSHVGIEDWERHVYQDPQFFRPAEVDLLIGDSTKAREQLGWEPKVSFPELVRMMVDADVARVREQTK; encoded by the coding sequence ATGACTCGCGCGCTCATCACCGGTGTCACCGGCCAGGACGGCTACTACCTCAGCAAGCTGCTGCTCGAGAAGGGCTACGAGGTGTACGGCCTCGTGCGCGGCCAGAACAACCCCAAGATCGAGTTCCTCAAGCGGGAGCTGCCCGAGGTGAGGATCCTCACGGGCGACCTGCTCGACACCTCGAGCCTCATCCGCGCCCTCGGCGCCGCGCAGCCCGACGAGTTCTACAACCTCGGCGCCATCAGCTTCGTCGCGTACTCGTGGGAGAACGCCTCGCTCACGAGCGATGTCACGGGCAAGGGCGTGCTCAACGCGCTCGAGGCCGTCCGCCTCCACGCGGGCGACGACGTCGCGAAGGTGAAGTTCTACCAGGCGTCGAGCTCCGAGATGTTCGGCAAGGTCCAGCAGGTGCCCCAGTCGGAGGAGACCCTCCTCTGGCCCCGATCGCCCTACGGCGTCGCGAAGGTCTTCGGGCACTACATGACGATCAACTACCGCGAGTCCTACGGCATGCACGCCTCGAGCGGCATCCTGTTCAACCACGAGTCGCCCATGCGCGGGCCGGAGTTCGTGACCCGCAAGATCAGCCTCGCGGTCGCCCGCATCGCGGCGGGCCTGCAGGATCAGATCTCGCTCGGCAACCTCGACGCGAAGCGCGACTGGGGCTTCGCGGGCGACTACGTCGACGCCATGTGGCGGATGCTGCAGCAGCCCGAGGGCGACGACTACGTCGTGTCGACGAACGAGACGCACTCGGTGCGCGAGTACCTCGACATCGCCTTCTCGCACGTCGGCATCGAGGACTGGGAGCGGCACGTCTACCAGGACCCGCAGTTCTTCCGCCCCGCGGAGGTCGACCTCCTCATCGGCGACTCCACGAAGGCTCGCGAGCAGCTCGGCTGGGAGCCGAAGGTCAGCTTCCCCGAGCTCGTGCGCATGATGGTCGACGCGGACGTCGCACGCGTGCGCGAGCAGACGAAGTAG